Proteins encoded within one genomic window of Nordella sp. HKS 07:
- a CDS encoding host attachment protein has product MRAPKTLYIVADGGRVRYIERTILGHFTTFRTFVSAHIHDKSSALTRRKPARVQESATSARHAITAKLDPRDKIESAFIQSIADDLRKNNTLEHYDNLVIVAPARLQHLISDSLSPAHASKLIKTIDKDLTKVPDEDLDRHLPEFLVARSAS; this is encoded by the coding sequence CGGCCGGGTCCGTTACATCGAGCGAACTATCCTCGGGCATTTCACGACATTCCGGACCTTCGTCTCAGCGCATATTCACGACAAGTCATCAGCACTCACCCGCCGCAAGCCGGCTCGCGTTCAGGAAAGCGCTACAAGCGCCAGACATGCGATAACGGCGAAACTGGACCCGCGGGACAAGATCGAAAGCGCGTTCATTCAATCAATCGCCGACGATCTGCGCAAAAACAACACACTCGAGCATTACGACAACCTGGTTATCGTCGCTCCGGCACGATTGCAGCATTTGATCTCGGATTCACTATCTCCGGCGCATGCCAGCAAATTGATCAAGACCATCGACAAAGACCTGACCAAAGTGCCGGATGAGGATCTGGATCGGCATCTGCCGGAGTTTCTCGTCGCTCGTTCCGCCAGCTGA
- a CDS encoding helix-turn-helix domain-containing protein, whose amino-acid sequence MRDEPALAPQLVSLLSRELENARGQIGVLNRRSAIERSSAFILELHRRQNNSRAPDAHIESGRRSNSLICASDYPKTASHFSVRCSSTIRLDLSRSDIADFLGLTIETVSRNLTKLKVKRIIHLPEIHKLVILNIGRLEALAAGGNEEW is encoded by the coding sequence TTGCGGGACGAGCCAGCACTGGCGCCGCAACTCGTGAGCCTTCTTTCGCGCGAACTCGAAAATGCCAGGGGCCAGATCGGTGTCCTCAATCGGCGGTCGGCGATCGAAAGATCGTCGGCGTTCATTCTCGAACTCCATCGCCGCCAAAACAACTCTAGAGCGCCGGACGCTCACATAGAATCGGGCCGGCGCTCTAACTCTTTGATTTGCGCATCGGATTATCCGAAAACCGCTTCGCACTTTTCGGTCCGATGCTCTAGTACAATCCGCCTTGATCTGAGCAGGTCCGATATTGCCGACTTTCTCGGGCTTACGATCGAGACGGTGAGCCGCAATCTCACCAAGCTGAAGGTCAAGCGAATCATTCACCTGCCGGAGATCCACAAACTCGTCATTCTCAATATAGGCCG